The window GACGTCCTTTATAATGGGCTAATAATTTATTGATTGTCcttatttttaataaatcacTTACTAAAACTTTTTCAATTGTAAGTCTTTTATAGGTGCAAACactgggttgccaggttgggaAAAGTCCTGCACGCAGCCGTTTGAATTTGCTAATGACTGTTGGCAACATTAACCTTAATAAATTAAATGTTCTGACGCTCAGATCCTATATTCTGTTATTGACTCATTAATTCATGGGGCTTAGTTCAGAGTCTGTGCAACACGTTTCTAGATATCTCATGAATGGCATTTGACTTATCTATAAAGCTTTTGTAACTTATTTATTAACCATTAATCAATCATTAAGGCCCAGCAGTTATAATTTGTAAAGGAACTCTCATGAGAGAGCGGTGCTGTTCATTTTAAAGCATCTCCATTCCGTAAAACCGGGAAAAAGGTTTCCAAAATGCATTTGACGCTTCAATAACGCGCCGTTttgcagcaggtggagacagGTGAGGATCCGTGCACGCCTCAATACTGCAGACATGAACGCTTCAGGAGATTATGCAACACACtaataattattaaaaatgacttattaTTGACTATGATTATCTTGTACTTGTTCGCATTACAAAGCTGAAACTCCAGCCGCTTAAATCGTAAAAATGGAGACGCACCTCTCTTTGCGCATCAGCGGGCTCTGGAGATGCTCACTGGTGACTGCGTCCGTCCGCAGGGTCTGAGCAGTCCGCCGGCGCTGCTCTCTTCtgtataaaatgacaaatgattaaATCCTCCTCGTGGACTCCTGCGAGCTCCACACGGACGGGTTTCCACTGACTGAAGCATCTATGACTGGTGCGTAAAACCAAAAACCAGTCCTCCAAACGCCGCCCCTTTCGGCCTCCGGCTGTCTTTccactccctctgtctctccttcacctTGTGGGGAGTTCAAGCAGAGAGAAGGTGGACTCGTGTGTTTTTTGGATgtaattgaatattttaaatacatgGTAGACTTTTGGCTTGCAGCTGCCCGTGTAAACCACTTTATTATCTCTCTAAATGGAAAATCCCCATAATAATAGTGGGAGCTCTGGTAGTGCTGAATGATGAGAGTGTAATGCACTCATTTTAATCTCACATGATATGACAATGAAAGTCATTTGGGGACATTGtgcattatttatatataagaGAGCTGATATTTTGTGCAGCACCGCTTCAGCATTTCTAAACGTAATACATGTAGTTGTAagcattattcattttttagtgtttattaaGTCTACGCATGTGATAAAGGATTGAACTgttaatacacacaaacaactcTTACAGTGcgtaattttgcattttttttatgaatgcaTTATAAAGCATTCATCAACTGTTTATAACCATGAAAAAAATTATTGACTCTTTGTGCACCTCATCATTCAGAGATGTGTTGAACGCTCGTGAAGACATTTTGACCTTAGAAAGTTTCACTTTTGACCTTATAATAGATGTTTAACAGAAGAAATCCCAACTCAAAGTCTCCTTACTGGATTCTCCCCTGGAGCTCTCAGCAGCACCATATAGCTCTCACCTGAAGATGGAGATGAAGCTCAGTTGCACAAGAGGATTTCTAAATTAATGAATTCaatatttaaattaatactATGCTGTTTACCAGTTTCCATCCATCATAGATGAGGATGCCCCACACACTCCCTTATTGTCTTTCACTGTAAGGTCTAGTGTTTCTTCTCAGTTTGCTTGGCAACATGAAATCGTCTGTGGTGAGGAGCAAACTGCAGGGTCCTGGAGAGTGAGATATCATTTTCCCTCTCATTGACCTCCATTTTCCACAGTGGTGAGCAGGAGGTCTGGGGACGATTAGAGGCTTCAGCTGTGGCTCCATCCTGCCACTACCCATTAAGTCAGGATGTACAACATGTGTATATGATGTGATGAAGGCCTTTAATTCACGTGTGTGGCATCTTTAAGAGTATTCGCAGGACCTGCTGATGGACTCAAGGTCTCAGTCTTCATGATGGAATATTTGTAGAAATTATTAACTTATTTGAACTATTGGCCAAACATGAGGGAGGGTGAAATCTTCTACCTGGTCCAGAAATGTCAACTATTTACACGTGGatatgctgccacctgctgttcaAACCTGTTAGCTACAACAGTTCAGCCATAGGTGGACAAATAGATTTCTAGACTTTAAAAAACTATGTGCGATAATTTTTGTCTCTTAAAATCTGCTCATACTATGGAagtttttaaaattacatatacatataacaCCTTATATTTATTACCTGTCATAGTTtaaatttctcaaaatgttgactCTATATCTAAAGTTTTCTCGAAAGTTTTATTAATAAGAACTGTCTTTTAGGCAGATTTTTAGCAAACTTTGTACCTCATAATTATGTCTTAGTATCTCTTAATTGTAGGAAACTGTCAAAACTATGAGACACTGTGGTGATTAGGAGACACACTTTCTCATAATTATGAGATATGTCATGATTATGAGaacacaaaaagtgaaaaagtagAAGATATTTAAACAATTTTGTATCTCATTCTGAGAAAGTTTCTCATGACTAAATATTTCATGATGATTAACTCTCAAAATGATGGCAAAGACTCATAGCTATGAGATAAAATGTCATACTTTTATAAAAAAGTAGAGCTAGCCAATGGCATATCTCATTGTAATACGTTTCTCATATTTATCACTTAGTACaccataaatataaaaaaatctttctcaaaatcacaacataTTGTCTAATAATTCTAATGAAGTTCTTAAAATTCTAAAAtactaattttaattttaagaaCTGTTCACAATTTAAGAACCTTATGTGGTGGATTTTTCCCTAAGCGGGCTTCCATATAAAAGATACAGCTGAGCATGACTCagcaaaaatatgaaacatattttattaaagaaatatgtacaataataaaaacaaatattattcAGGTCACACTCAACACTCACcggaaagcaaaacaaatggcTACAAACTGAATCTCTgcgaagtaaaaaaaaaagttcatcaaGCTACAAAAAGTCAGCTGTCAGCAGGCGTGGCAGGAAGCGCATCATCAGTTATTTCCAGACTCCATTAAGACTAACATGATGTCCCCCCTCTGTTGACCAACCAAGGCTCTAATGGTGTAACTGGCACAGTTCTGGTCTGTGGAGATCCTGAGCAGAGCACTGGTCCTGGTCTCATGAGTCATTCTCAATAGAAGACACACTGTAGAACAAacactttgccttttttttccacacggGGGATTAAATCCATTTACAGCACTCAATATTTCAACATAAAATGAGCAGGAAGATGAAAGTTTGTACGATTGTAGAATGTAAAGTGTAGTTACTGGAAATACAGTTCGAGCTTTTACACTGGGCTCAAACTGACAAGCGCTTCAACGGGATCACAAGTATTTTTATGTTGCAGAGACAGAATCAACTGGCCGAGACCgtaaacagctgacagactaATTAGACATGTCAATACCGATAAATGTGCAGAAAGTAGAAGCcactggtttttttttttggcatatgTGACCTGAACAATATGACAGGTAGATCAGATTGAGTCATCGTTCTGAGTTCAGTTCTCAAACTGATTCACATTCAGTTGCACACAGTAAGGcaacatttgtctgacagtAGGCATGTGTGCGTTCGTACTATGTCTCCACATTGTGCGACGTCGCTGCACTTCACGTAAACCAAAGAATCCCACTTTGTCTCATGTTCAGCCTTTAAACAGGACCCCCGTTCAGCGCGGCGTACTTCAGGTTCTTGCTGGACGAGCTGACTCCTTGTGGTGAGGTGCCGACTTCGAAGACTTCGTGGATGGCTTTTCGGAAACAATGGAAATTGTACTCTATCAAACCTACAAAGAGATAAAAAATTCTTAATTTAAAGCATTAAATTCAAAATGTGAGAGATCTTTTGCAATGTAAAAGACAGCGTCCAAAACTCTGAAATCACACAAAAGATGgctaaaagtgaaaacactttCTGTGGCCAAACTGAAAAATTACAATCAATCAATATCAGTTTAAGTGTATGTTATATTTTTGACGTTTCACCATTTTACCTTGCTGTCAGGCGGCCCTTTCTGATGGCACCTGAAGCCGTCATGTTGCCTTCTCCAAAgccagactcctttgacaaaaacagtcattttaccttGCAGAACACGGGAGTTTCTGGTCCACTGCTGTCTCAATcagttgctttgtttgtgttgtcgTGCAACGTCAGTGAATTTGAAGTAACACAGATGtcaaacaataacacaaactaaCTAACTGATCTTGGCAGTGGTAGACCAGCAGTTGCCATGTTCAGCAAGGTAAAATTAGTGtctttgtcaaaggagtctggtggcttttgAGAGAGGACAGATGGATTTAACGGCTTCAGCTCACATCAGAAAGGCCTGTCTGATGGCAAAGTggtgaaaatgttcaaaatgcaACGTACACTTTAACTGATATCAGTTTTTTTAGGTGGCTGTTTTTTTAGGTGCCTAAAATACAAGTTGCTGCTGCCCTTGTCCACAGAAGTACATTGCTTAGCTTCCTACACCGGGCCCCCTGCTGCTTAGATGGGGATGTGCAAAACATCTACTGCAGGTAATACATTGAATAATGCTTAAGTACTTCATATATatccttattttttttaaaaaactgaactatccctttaagttTAAATCTTCTCTTTGTTGtcatctgtcagtcagcaaacaacaaaactgcattACAGCcaacagctgcagagcagtAAGACACACAAAGCCACTGACTCTGCTCcttcccctcctgctctctgtaatcatctgaactgtgttttattacagcCAAGGTCACACTTCAGTAGTCCTCATTTCCATATATTTAGATTTCTGTTGCCAaacatcaaaagtaaaagtactcaatgcagaaaaatgtgtcGAGTGTGCTTAATTAGTGTTTTACTGATTTGGTTGATATTTTATAATGTATACTGTTGTtcaatctacagcaatgcatcatattttctaaattcatcatatattttgttttttaaatatcagtAGTCTTTTTAAGTTGGCAGCTTCAGACTTCAGACATTTAGGACATCCTGTACTATCAAACCACTGTCTAACAGCTGCAACTTGACCActtctaaaatataaaactacaCACCTTTCCTCtcaaagctctcctctctgaggATGCAGACGAGAGCGAGGAACTTCGTGACCTCTTTCAAATAAAGCACTGTCGTGTTGTTGAGCTTGATGATAGCCAAAGACTCCTTGTCATAAGCACAGCCACTGCCGTCCTGCATGAGCCTGCcaagaaggagaggacagaaagacacaTTTACACTTTGCAAAGAAAGGATATGGTCATTGCCAACACTTAGAACAAACAGGATGTAATTCTTCTCACCCGTAAATACAGGAGACATCAATGACAACATCTATCATGTCACAGCAGAGTTCGTAGGACTGCATGTCCACAGGAGAGCTGTCTGTGGCGATGTAGATCTTGCTAACAACATCGAACAGGAAGGCTTTCTCGATCCCAGAGTGCTGAAAAACATGAAGGATGTTAACAAGAGAGGGTGCAAATGGGACTTCCTGTAGCGAATTAAGTTAGAAAATGAAACAACGTACAgatatgaaaatgttcaaaaggTTCTCCAGCGTTGGTAACTGAGGAATAAGCTTCTGGACGACTTTGCTGAAGGCCTCGAATATGGAGTGGTCGTAGATGCTGGTTAAGTAGAAGCTGAGGAGGGAAAGTAGGAGAGTTAACACACTCAGACATACAGCGTCAGCAAGACAGGTGGCGTCATATCTTCTTCCTGTGCAGACGTGACTGACCGATCCAACCGCTCCACAGCAACAGAAGCTCAGCCCGTTAAACTTACTGCTACACCTGAAATGTCTGACCTTACCGGCAGGCTTCCTGCAGAAAGGTAGAAGAAGCAACTCCAGAAACAGCTCtgtctgttgtgctgttttggaGATATCGGCTGCAGAGATGTCTGCCTCTTCTCCAATGTAATGGAACTAGATGGCACTCAGCTTGTGTTGTTCAAAGCGCCAAAAAAATACACTGGAAAAGAGCAATGTCTCTTTCCGGAAATCATGACCCGGTTCCTGAAGATAATCTACAGACCTTGTTGTGAGCAGTTTTATGTGAGATATATCTTATTTCTACTAAACGACGTCAACCAGGGAAGCTTGCATCTGCTCCCCTAACCCTGGTCTGGTACTGATAGCTGCCCAGCCAACGTCAGTGTTTGAATCATCAGTCGAGACCTCCAGCTGCGTCACTGTACACAGAGCAGCAAAGGATAACAGCACACCTGCTGTAAACCAGAGTCAATCTTAAAATGAGCTAACCACAAAACTAGCCGTGATGGAAACTGAGAGCAGCGTGACTCGTTTCTCTTCACTGCTCTGACGCTCTCAGCTCTGGTGCTGGCTGTCAATGAAGTCAGCTAAACTACTATTGAACATAAAACGTTAAGAAGTGCAGCTTTATTGTACATCAGgttatttcacacacagacaaagataCACATGGTTCCTAGGTGTGACCTGCAGCTAATCTTGctctcagttttcagtttctaaCCTGTGCAGACCTGCCACACACTCACCTGAGGTGTACTTTCTCCAGGCTGGCATCTGCCAGATCATCGTTGGCCCTCTGATGAATGTCTCGTTGTGTTTCTATTTTGTGGTCATCCGAGAGACCGTCTACTTTATGGATGAACACCTCAAAGTTGATGTCTGGATTCACTTTGTAGGCTCGGGACACAGTGAGATGTAGCCGCCCGAGGGCCTCGACGTAGTCATCCTGACAAGAAGAGAGACGTGTTCAGCACAGGAAGAGGTGGTGCGTTACCTCATCTCACACAGGAAGCCTTTCAAACCTACAGTGTACCTGAGCGTCGATGACAAAGATCAAAGCGCCGGTTCCCTTGAAGATCATCTCGCTGTCAAACGTGGGGTCAAAGAAGTCCACCTGGCCAGGAAAGTCCCAGATCTGGAAGTTGAcgaaggagctgctggagatgtCGTCCTTGTAGATTTTGTTGGTGCTCTCGAGGAACAGCGTCTCATTGGGTGACATCTTGTGGAATACAACCTGTCAAGAGGCACATAAGGATTATTGTCTTAGACCAAGGCTATTACATTCAATGTCCTTTCTGAGTCTGAGTCTACATATTGCCTAAGACCTTTTTTACTTACTACGTTTAACATTTActtaaatgttttgttctgtttgcttCACATTGTAAGTCTGTTTCTCTCTATTACCACTGCTacttctgtctcctctgtttgcttatatatatatacacatatatactacATATACTGTAACTCGATTGATCCTGTATTTTTGATTGATGTTAGTGAAcagtcttattttttttatttattttttttacaaacaaataacaataaGAATTCTGACCAACACGTGCTGAGTGAGACACTTAAGAGTTGACAATTTAATTTGTCAGTGCTCTATGGTTACTAAACTTCTTGCGACTAAATATGCAAATACCTGTGTATCTGTGATAAATTAACACCTGCTGATTTTATGGTCTCCCTGATTTATCAGTTGGACTTTAAACAGATGCCATGATAAGAAAAGGTATTCTTATCATAATTACAGTCAGTTACCAGTTTGcaacaaatgtgttcattaaacaatttcaacaaaaaaaaacataacctTCATCAAGGTGGGATTCATTGCAGATCTGTTGCATTAGCTCTATCCAGGTGTACACTGTATTAATACACTTCCCAGTCATGGAACTTACGAAGTGTATTTTCACTTAATCTACTGGTACTTTGTTTTAGGTAATTTACCTTCTGAATAGATGACTTTCCACTCCGCCTCAGTCCCATCAGCAGTATTCTCGGTTTGTCAGCTGATGTGGAGCTCTCTTCCATGTCCGGCTCCTCCACACCATAACCAAAACTTTTGGGAAACGACCCCACAACATCGTAACTCCCCGTCAATGTAGGCTCCTCATACTGAATAGACATCATGTACTTTACAGCCTGGCCTGCTCTCTCTTAGTTATGCTTTCCTTGAAGCCGGTCaatattttaacttttagcTAACTGGCTAAATAATCCGTACAGGAATGTTGTTGTCGATGATTTTCACAACGAGCTAGCATGGCAAGCTAATTAGCTAGCAGCTGAAGCGCGGTGTTTATATGTTAAAATGCCACGTCAGGCCGTAACGCATCCACATGgggttaaaaataaaattaccaACCATTATATTACAACGAATTGGTTAAATCAGACTAGAAAGCAGAATGAGAATTGCTAAAAAAAGGCTAGTCATAAGTTAGACACTTCCGCCCCCTTAGCTGTTAACCACGCCCTTGAAATCTGATTGGCGTTTCGCTCGAAACATAGTCATGTGACGAACACTGGAATAAACAGAAGCAGGAAGAGTACATGATCGGTGAGTAATGTGTTTGGAAATTTCGCGTCTTTGTAGCACTCATTAGGCTTATTACATTAAAACGatatgtctttttaaaatgtcgGGTTGATTTCAATCTTCTTCATAGCCTAAATCTGCGACAGCATATGCCGAAATCTATTTAGTCATTGATTTACTTGATGTAAACCTTGTGCTCCTTGATTAATTAGTTAGCTTGTTGGAGCTAACTTCCCCATGATTTATTGAAAGTATCCTAATCTTGTGGTCGTACAAAAACTGGGCTACTTCACTGGTCTGTCCTTGTTATTGTGCTGATATATCTAAGACAGTGTCTGTGCAGTTGTAATTAATTTAAATCATTGTAGATAACAGGAAACGAATAACTAAGTTTACGTTTTTCACA of the Chelmon rostratus isolate fCheRos1 chromosome 16, fCheRos1.pri, whole genome shotgun sequence genome contains:
- the rragcb gene encoding ras-related GTP binding Cb, with protein sequence MMSIQYEEPTLTGSYDVVGSFPKSFGYGVEEPDMEESSTSADKPRILLMGLRRSGKSSIQKVVFHKMSPNETLFLESTNKIYKDDISSSSFVNFQIWDFPGQVDFFDPTFDSEMIFKGTGALIFVIDAQDDYVEALGRLHLTVSRAYKVNPDINFEVFIHKVDGLSDDHKIETQRDIHQRANDDLADASLEKVHLSFYLTSIYDHSIFEAFSKVVQKLIPQLPTLENLLNIFISHSGIEKAFLFDVVSKIYIATDSSPVDMQSYELCCDMIDVVIDVSCIYGLMQDGSGCAYDKESLAIIKLNNTTVLYLKEVTKFLALVCILREESFERKGLIEYNFHCFRKAIHEVFEVGTSPQGVSSSSKNLKYAALNGGPV